In the Arachis ipaensis cultivar K30076 chromosome B04, Araip1.1, whole genome shotgun sequence genome, GATTTAGAAGCTCATCACTTGTTTTTAATAATACAGACCCAGACAGGAAATAAGCTCAAACTCACCATACCAGTCTATTCAATCCAACGAGTTACTCCATCTTCTCCTACAGTTGCCAAAATCTCAACACGCACGTCCAAAACAGCCTATGGATTTGTATCAACGAAGATAAACTAATCAGGCGGAAGAAATTTTAAGAACCAAATCACCAACTTAAATATTATCACAGCCCTTTAAATAACGCATAAAATAATGAAAGACCAAAATGAATGTATTATAATGTAACGGTTGACTAGAACAGTGCGATGTCAAGGAGTGATGACTTCATTCAAAGGCAATATCTTCCATAACCACACCACCAAATATAAGACAAGTAATTTTCCCAATGCATCGAGTTTGCAATGAGGTTTTGCAAGAAAAGGGAAAGTCAAGAAACACAATGATCCCTTGGAACTAAGATATCTTCTAGACCTCACCAACACAAATTCTCTTGTATATGGAtgtgaaaagaatataaaaagatAGGTTTGTAAAGGAAATAAATCAAATAACTATTTTGGAAATCCTCAATGTAAAATGCAGCCAATTAAGTTTGTTTCAGAAGTAGCTAGGAAATTAAAGGGGAAACATATGATTCTTGTACCATTATACCAATATGTTGTGAACAGCAACATAATAAGATGACAAAGAGAACTTACTGATTGATTTCTACAGTTCACCAGTCTACATTCCTGTAAGGAACCTTCCAGCGTCCAATTCTCCCAAACATCAAAACTATGACTAGCAAATACAAATTCCATTCTTCTATTTATCTGAAAAATCAAATGAATCCATGTAACCAAATTAAAATGCTCTCATTGCATTAGCAATGTGAATATAGATTGGGGAAGGAACCATGCATAAAAATCTCTAGCTACTATCTGAAATAGAATATTTAGAGTAGCCTATATAGTGCATAAAAGAATTAGTAATTAACATAACTGTCGAGTCCAcacaattttttaaattaagaaaCTTTTGGCATTCTATTCAGTTACCTGCAATAATTTTCCACCAGCTGCAAGAGATCGCAAGCCAATTGTGTCCTGAAATAAATGCATCACTCTGATATCAGCTAGTTTGCATTAAAACTAGAAAGCTAAAAGTAAAGACAGGATACACCGctctaaattattatttgtagcAAGCTGGAACCAAGCTGATTggatgggtgtatttctgtaaaaCTAACCTTGCTTCTGAAGATTATGAGGAACTGTGCAGCAGGGTCTCTTTTTGACACACTTGACATTGAATCCAAAATCCAACCACCACCTTTAACTCTCTGTCTTGATACATGAAGTGCTGGGCGATCCCTTGCATAAAGGGCTATGACATATCCATCTCTTAAAAGTTCAGTACAATTTCCGCTAAGTCTCATGCTTGGCACTAGAACTGAAGTGGCAGTTGCTTCTTGCAACGATTCTATTGGAGTTTTTCTACTTCTTGAATCTTCAGAGCTGGAACTTAGGGCATGATCTGTGCCACTCATGGCAGTATCGTCTCTCTGAGATGTGCCTTCTTTCTCCAGTGCAGATGGATCTTCTGGTTTTGGCTGGGACTTCTGACGTGTATGCCTCTTTTTGGCCTTTTTACCAGACCTGCTGCGCCTACCTTCAGATCTAGTGGATGTACTCTGAGTCAAACTTGAAACCTGGTTCTGGGATGAAGATTCTTTTACTTGAATGCTTCCTTTCTTTTGGGAGGTTTCAGGACTTGGACTTACTTGAACCTCATCTAGTTGCTCTCTAACAATAATCTGTAGAGAATTTTCTTTGTACTGTTGATCAGATTGTTCATTTTCATCATCCACCTCACTCTCTTCTTCCACATCAGACATGGCACTCTTTGGAATAATCCCGTCAACGAAGAATGTCTGTAATATAGATATTGCTTTCTCCCTTATCTCCATCCAAACTTCTTCACTGTAATCTGCACTTCGAGGAAGTATCAACACATTAGGCATCTCCTTAACCTGAAGCACACATGCAATAGATGTTAGCATCATTCATTATTATATTTTACTATTCTATGCTAACAGATAGTGAGAAATATACATTATAAGTAGCTAATCCAATTTATGCTGACCAACTTTTGCAAAACCTACACTTTATCTTCAGAATACAGTTTTTCATTTGCTTCATTTTTGCTCTGATAGAGAATTATCAAATGCCAAAATCAATTTGAACAATGTCCTGTTTTTGGACCAGAACTTGCATACATGCTAGATCACTGTTATCATTTATAATAACTCTATTCTTCATCAGTTTTTGGACAGCCTAGGGTGGCAACTTGTTAAAGGCTGCTTATTTCAAACACAAGAAGAAACACAAACAGCAACTACATGGATATAGTGAAAAAAACAGCAAACATATATCACCTCATATAGAAAATATATGATATGATATTTTATGCGGCCAGAGAGAATATTATGTTCACTTGACAGACGTTAAAGTTCAACCCTCTGAAACATTATACGTAAGTTAGAAAATACTCAACTGGTTAGACATTTACAAATTCCTATAATACCTTGAAAGTTAAAGAATTCAAAACCTAAAGTTACCATACCCATGCTTCCATCCACTGGGGCCCTTCTGCACCATCCAAAGCACATCCAGCTAAGGTTCCATCAATCAAGAGCTGCTTTACAGCACAATCATCCAAAAGCTGACTACTACCCGTATTTACAAGAAAAGCACCTGTTGAAATATCGGAATATCATCAATAATTAAGATTATTCAAACATAATAACTAACATTCAAATAAATATCTCTAAAATATGTATAATTGTATACATACCAGGCTTTACATGTTGAAGACACTCAGCATTAATGATCTGCATTGTTTCATTTGTTAGAGCACAATGGAGTGATATAAGGTCACTCGCAGCAAGTAAATCATGAAGAGTATCCATTCTTCGTGCTGCTGGAGGGAAGCTCACTTTCCCTTTTCCCTGCAAGTGCAAGGTGCTGGAAAAAGTTAGCCAAAAATAATAGCAATTGTGCT is a window encoding:
- the LOC107637126 gene encoding C-terminal binding protein AN, whose product is MPHRNNPAPLPLVVTLNCIEDCSIELESLTGVAAVEHVPLSRLSDGKIESAAAVLLHSLAYLPRAAQRRLRPYHLLLCLGSSDRAVDSALASDLGLRLVHVDTSRAEEIADTVMALFLGLLRRTHLLSRHALSASGWLGSIQPLCRGMRRCRGLVLGIVGRSASARSLATRSLAFKMSVLYFDVHPGKGKVSFPPAARRMDTLHDLLAASDLISLHCALTNETMQIINAECLQHVKPGAFLVNTGSSQLLDDCAVKQLLIDGTLAGCALDGAEGPQWMEAWVKEMPNVLILPRSADYSEEVWMEIREKAISILQTFFVDGIIPKSAMSDVEEESEVDDENEQSDQQYKENSLQIIVREQLDEVQVSPSPETSQKKGSIQVKESSSQNQVSSLTQSTSTRSEGRRSRSGKKAKKRHTRQKSQPKPEDPSALEKEGTSQRDDTAMSGTDHALSSSSEDSRSRKTPIESLQEATATSVLVPSMRLSGNCTELLRDGYVIALYARDRPALHVSRQRVKGGGWILDSMSSVSKRDPAAQFLIIFRSKDTIGLRSLAAGGKLLQINRRMEFVFASHSFDVWENWTLEGSLQECRLVNCRNQSAVLDVRVEILATVGEDGVTRWIE